The stretch of DNA taaaaattatatttttggattTTAAACTCAGAACAAAAAGTATCAGGGTTGATCACCCTTAAACATAGAAAGGCCAACAATTAGTGAACTGAtaatttcctttttcctttttctttcatCTTCAAAAGAAAGGGTGCTTTacaatctttaataaaattaagttaaatttcAAAATGTGGAGCATAGGGTTTAGGAATGTTTCAAAAATAAgtagataataaaaataatcactattataaataaaaataataacttttatatatatattaaaatatatacttaaatacaattaattttataaattttatgtaaaatataaattaaatttattaaattgtatatttttaatgttaaatatttaactattcatataaaatattttgaattaaataaatagtgtattgtaaataatagtattaaataattaaaaagtagttatttttttcttatgataatgacataaaattaaaaCCTCTTTTCTGAGATAGAAGTCATTTCTATGTTCTTCTGAGATTTAATTATCCTATAAACGTgttactaaaataataaattattttacttttatcaaaatcacaaaaatatgTTAATGAATTCGAAGAGGTTTTATCATGAACCTCTAAGTAAATGgtcatgaattttaaaaatgtgataatggataattaattgaatatatcataatataaattgttttatatttaattaaagataattttacaaaacataattaaatttcaatgtaAATGAGTCCAAAcgtaagttttattttaaaaatgattactCGACTcatttttatatgaatataaatttacattccaataaattttaatgaaaaataattttataaatacagttaataaataatattatttgagaAATTTCCATTGATTTGATGTTTGAGTCAGTGATTTGAAGTGGTTGAGCAATGAGAAGTTGTGACGTAAAAGATGATGTAATAAAGTGGTAGTTAATGTTTCCATATTTTCCTTGTGAAGGAACTAACAGAGTAAATTCTTAGGCAAAGAGACAGGGAGTGAAGTTGTGTAAAAATGTGAAAGTAAGAAAAGAGATAGCGTGAggacaataatatatattaaatatattaatataccAATCCAATTCCAATGTATAAACAGCATGTAAGCAAACAGTGGAAGTAGTGTTCTGCTCTGCTCTGCTTTTTgctggttcatttttgttatgcATGTAAGTAACCTGTTTCATTTCCTATTTGTGTTGGAAATTGAACTCTAACAAGGCCACAATTATGGAATGTCGAACTACCTTCATATGCAAGCAATCACTCCTACCACTTTCCAACACGCAATGCATAAACTCATCAACATCTAACATAATTATGAGTTTAATTATATGCTATAATTCACTGAAATATTggtttattgtgattttattatttttatttaaaaaattaataatatatcatgGTTGATTATCGAGTAagatatcaaaccaaactaatgTATGAGAATGTTGACCTAAAATTTTCACATTAaccattatttatttaaacaacTTCAtccaaccaaaataaaaaaagttaatttactTATAGAAAGTTGCAGCTTCATGAATGCACGGTAGTACGATTGGGTACTGGAGACATTGCTTGAGACAGtaggaaaggaaaaagaaaagaaaaacccCCGAAAGACATGGAATCAGAGACTGTGGTCCTACACATCATCAAAACACTTGCTTTACGTAATCCTTTCACCTCACCTTTTAATACCCTTTTTGGTAAaatccttttttctttttttcattattaactTCAGATAATTGGGAtgaatttttcaaatcaaaaatatttcaacCGTATTTTTGGGCGTTGAAAggaaataaatgttatttagaAATTCTAGAAGGATATTTTCTAtgcttaatatataatattatatttatttttttcttaaaaaatataacaaattttattataatgaaTCACACAATTGTGAAATTTAATGTTTGATTCTAAAAAACATAAGATATTTGTCAATTGACTTAAAAAGATATACTATAATTTACTTTAGATATACATTTTCATGTTTAGAtgagataataaaaaattggattTAGGTAATGATtgaaacaatataaattttgcATTAGAGAGAAAATATATCCCACTCCATAATCTTGTGATAGCTGGACTTAAAAGTGATCCTTTTATTTTGCTGAAAGTTACAACTGAAAGAGTCGTGGATATCAAAATTGGGATCGATAAATACACTAATTGATGTAAATTATTAGAAGTCTTCCAAAACTTATTTGAAGAGTGGATATCCACTGTTTGGTTGTTGTTCTAAATATGGATTTGTTAACCATTGCCAACGGTTCAAAAATCACCTATTTTAAAACCCCAAGCTGCTTTAAAACACACTCCTCCACACGTAGCTGGGCCTACACAAGGAAATGTGTCTCCAATCTCCATCACTGTTTTGCAAGTAGAAGTGTAGAAGTACTTCATCAGAGTCTCTTTAATTTCTGAAATGTTTTATGATAATTCTCTTGgttaaaatattgttattattttagataattttttttttaaaaaaatttactttgaCGACAAATTTGCAAAGGGTTATAGCAGAATTTAGAGAAAAGTTGAGTCTGAACTGATTAAATTTGACATTGTTTCTGATTGATTTGAGTAATTGATTTTAGATATCTTGGCATCACactttttattatattcaaCCAGTCTTATTTTTTAACGTAGTATAGTATGTATGTAGTTCTatgtaataaaaattgattttgaataaattaaatttttttatcaaccgtaaattgaatataaagtaatttatttttaaatacattaatacaATAGAAATTCTTATAAATTCATGTTGTTAAGTTGTTTGATCAAAATTAATTGTAGATGTATAATTATCAAAATGGATTTTTAACGTACACTTAAAATTATTATgggttttaattatttatagaacACTAATTCCATTGAAAAAACAATGACCTTGTGTTTTATTTGTTATGCTATATCACCATTTATTTAATAGGTCTTTGTTTTTCTCTACGCAAAAAACAATGACCATTTAAATTTTGCGTAAAAATTaactatcaaattaaaattaaaattcagtCAACAAAAAATGAATGGGATTACATACGAGACTTTTAAATTTGAGTCCAATCATTTTCCCTAACCTAAGAACATATGTGCAGCAAATTACAGGTAAAGAGGAAACCGTGGAAGCTAGAAAAAATGCTTCACCAATAATCGAACTTAAGTTAACTGAATCACGTTTTGAACAAAAACCCAAATATccatcaaattcataaaattgcGGTTGCTCAATATAGATGTGCGATCGAGAGAATTCAACGCAAAATCAAAGAAACGAGAAATTTCAATACATCAAACAAAAGCACCACATCCAACAAAAAGCTTCTACACGTTCCACCAACCATTATATTCAATTATAACTAAGGATCTTCACGAGAAATTTACGTCTATACGAGGACCATAGAAATTTGCTACTCCATCGGCCACATCTTTTCTAATTAGGAAGTACCAAAATACATACCAACTTAGATAATCTCCATTCGAGATAGTCAAACCCATTCTTTTGAGTACACCCTTTCAATaactaaaattcaaaaaataccaCATAAATTTATATTGGACTCAAATGATTTTAGATCCATTTTCAAAATAACGAGTATCGTTGAAAATTGTGTGagaaaatatgtttaaattaagactaaaaataaactatataattatatatgaacACAAAATAACCTTCCTCATAACCTATTTGACTACTACACCAAAGTTTcacaacaattaaattattaccggGTTTCAGAAGAAGACAAGTTCACAGcaaaaaattagaattattGTCTCAATGTCTTTGGAAATTTTGTTCTTGCAATTCAATGAAATATCAATTTTGTtgacataattaaaaattcaaattgctaACAATACTATGGCCAATTCAATTTCATCGAGTTACAGTTTTCCTATTGATGATATACAGAAATGAATGGTGTACAGTTGTCATCTACGATTGTGAGAAACATTAATTTCTTGCAATAACGCAAAATATTACACCACTTTGGAAAATATGCAAATAAGAATGGTAGTTTGTAAGGAGAAACAAAAGGCAAACATCGTTCGCAATGTTGAGATTAAAAACCagaaaaaatagaaaggaaTCTAtagcttataatttttttaaaattttacctACAATGCTGCAACTTAGCATCGCTGTTTATGGAAATACATTGGGAGCACAATATAAGTAGAAGTAGAGTTTATATTGAAAGGGGGTTTCATAGTTTGTTCAAAATAGCACTCTATTATGGTTTAAACATGTCTTTTTGTGGATAAAGACAGCAACTAACATAAATGAGTCTAATGCAAGCAGTATTTTAGAGTGGTTATAATAGTTCAGTTTATGAATAAAATATCTTGATGAAATAGGAGAAGTTGCCACTAAATAGATGATTCAGTGAAGTACATCATCAAATGTATGAATGAAAAAACTCATAGCAATGTTGGGTACCCATTTGACCAGATATAAGCTGAGTAATACAAACTGAGTTCATGGTTGGGGTTGCTGAAGTTTACACATGAAGTTTTTAAGTCATGCGATGCTATGTGCAGATGACATAATTGTCCTCTAATTAATGTGAATGAAAGGACGAGATATTGTTAAGAATTTGTAAAATGGAgccaatagaaaataaaaataggttATTAGGTGACccatgaaaaaaatataacctACTGCAACTGTATAAAAGCAGGAAACACAGAATAAAATGCAAATAGTATTCCCAATTCATAAATGGCAACAAAGCTCGTAAATAATCAAAACTGTTAAATTGCAAAACAGTCAAAACAACACATCATATCTCAAGCAATACTTGCCAAAAGGAAAGCTAGCTCTAGGAAAAAGGCAAACTGTTTGAAAGTAAATAAGTAGATCATACAATTAATCTTCTTCCTCTCCTTCGTTCTCAGCAATGTTGAAGTACCTCAGCTCATAGATACTTCTATCTTTGTTTGAAGCAATCACTCTGAGCCAATCTCTAACATTGTGCTTCTTCAAGTATTTCTTTGTCAAATACTTCAAATATCTGCAACCAGGAAGGATGATGTTAAACTAGTATACCTTAGGCTAAAAATATCAAGACATTCAATTCCAAATAGCCGATATTTAGTTTTGCTAAATCACACTCAATGACTTAATTTTTCTGATACTCTCCATGTTTGTGTGTTTCATAATAAAATGGAACCAAGACAACAACAATGAACAATCAACCAAAGCAATTACAAGGAGGGAACGAAACATTGGAGAAAAGAGAAGGAATATTATAGCAAAGCACTGTTTCATTCATTCAGTCATTTAACAATCTTGAAAAAGGCCATTTATAAAAATCCTTGCATAGTAAGTAGCCAATAAACTAAACAATTTATGCCAATTAACTCTTAATTAACTAGACATAAACCAATATCTTATTAAATCAAAGCATCATATAGTTCTACAATTATTCAAACATAACATACATGTAAGAGCTTTAGTATATAAACACagtatatattaagaaaaactCTTGGTtgcaaaaaatgattttacacAACAAATAAATTCATGAACAAAGCGAAGTTAAAATCtacataaatgaaattaaaataaagcaaTTACCGTTTGGAAAAGTTACTGTCAGAGGTAACAGTGATCTTGCTCTTCTCACGGGTAACAGTGACAGAATCACCAAGGGCACCAGCTTTGCCACCGACTTTGATCCTCTCTTGAAGAAACTTCTCAAGAGATGCAATGTCCATGATCTTGTCTTCCACTGGCTTAGAACAGTCAATGGTGAATGTTGCACCCTTCTTCTTTCCCTTGGCTCCAGCTGCACCACTTCGACTCattttctcttctcttttttGTAAACCTCTGCATCAACGCATCAACAAACGACAAATAAACACTCTTCTAATGCcatcaaaagtcaaaatcaacATATAACTACAATTTAGGGTTCATGAAAATTTAATAAACTCGATTGAAATCCAATAGGAGCACCAGCTTTAGTAAATCTAatatataatcataaaaaacTGACAGATCCAAGTATAAAGTGTAATAAGAGATTGATAAATTAGTAGAATAAGTAAACAAATTTATTTGTCGTTGAGGAAATAGAAGGAGAGAAAGAGGGTTACCCTTCCGATTGAAGAGCAGCGGCGACAACTGCAGAGAGAGGTGAAACCAGTAATAGATAGGTTTTAGGGTTTGTGATTTTGGTTTTATATGGTCGCTCTTTTTGGGTCAAATATGGGTTTCGATATGTTTCAAATTGGGCTGACCCAGTAGACATTAGACAAACCTTGGTTGAGTTTGCTTTTTGTACACTGCATTTTTCTTTGACACCCTTTTGTAAAACATCACTTAATTGTACTTTTCACcgcaatattttattttattcacgaTATTAGTCTTAGATATTAATATCCTCTTTTTGAATTTGTAATATAATCTTCTAATTTTTTAGGATAATGATAAATACTTTTTGTCATGTGTTTGGTATATTGAGAACAAGTGAGAGTGAAATATATCGAGTATTTCCTCTTTTCAGTGGCGGGTCTACAAGTTATGAGACTTAAAGcgaaaagaatattttaaaaaattaataaataaattattaatattttatttaataattatataaaataacgacaattttaaatcttttttctctatattttttttaaattaaataagatcTTTCAATGTGTATATACGTTGTAAAACTCATGtagaattttttatcttttagttaaagaagaaaataa from Cicer arietinum cultivar CDC Frontier isolate Library 1 chromosome 3, Cicar.CDCFrontier_v2.0, whole genome shotgun sequence encodes:
- the LOC101494664 gene encoding large ribosomal subunit protein eL22z; protein product: MSTGSAQFETYRNPYLTQKERPYKTKITNPKTYLLLVSPLSAVVAAALQSEGGLQKREEKMSRSGAAGAKGKKKGATFTIDCSKPVEDKIMDIASLEKFLQERIKVGGKAGALGDSVTVTREKSKITVTSDSNFSKRYLKYLTKKYLKKHNVRDWLRVIASNKDRSIYELRYFNIAENEGEEED